In a single window of the Amycolatopsis sp. cg5 genome:
- a CDS encoding FAD-dependent oxidoreductase: MADKTDVLIVGSGFGGSITAYHLAAGGAKVTVLERGPWVKTEEFEHDFLLGSSYTRIFDFVVGDGMSLLGGNCVGGGSVVYFAAMPRAPKFVFERHGSIGRRMWPAELSRDALDPWYDRVSESLPVYKQDWADVSYAGGLWGALCNHSGRTANPAPVAVDNSKCTNCNWMMAGCRFDAKRSMLTNYLPAAIAHGAEIRPLHEVQKLTRNDDGGYRVHYNVIDDEDYRLHHESGAIDAKIVILAAGAGATPVILQRSEAALGKMPHGVGRYFSGNGERLNTAVLNEDRVRDVLGLSREDGKAYAANQIGKGPTVANWDKLDGSLPEYERFSLEQLYFPPGLGTILAQVPGMESPAWFGPEKKEMIKKWASWLTIFQMTEDDNEGVFGTPPPTGNAYRISQQMLGRGPLRYDPTENTRRGWALADAECKEILEKDGLATVAPWTNDVVGAYTVHPLASCRIGDDAATSALHPNHELRDHPGIFVTDSSSVPGALTVNPAMTIAALAERSVPGIVRAAQARGVDVKYGAPSPLGETSGRDGVINLPVTVAGS, encoded by the coding sequence ATGGCTGACAAGACTGATGTCCTCATCGTGGGCAGCGGCTTCGGCGGCTCCATCACGGCCTATCACCTGGCCGCGGGCGGCGCGAAGGTCACCGTGCTGGAGCGCGGCCCGTGGGTGAAGACCGAGGAGTTCGAGCACGACTTCCTGCTCGGGTCGTCGTACACGCGGATCTTCGACTTCGTCGTCGGCGACGGGATGAGCCTGCTCGGCGGCAACTGTGTCGGCGGCGGCAGCGTGGTGTACTTCGCCGCGATGCCGCGCGCGCCGAAGTTCGTCTTCGAGCGCCACGGCAGCATCGGCCGTCGCATGTGGCCAGCCGAGCTTTCACGTGACGCGCTGGACCCTTGGTACGACCGGGTTTCCGAGTCGCTGCCGGTGTACAAACAGGACTGGGCCGACGTCTCGTACGCGGGCGGGCTCTGGGGCGCGCTGTGCAACCACTCCGGCCGGACCGCGAACCCCGCGCCGGTCGCGGTGGACAACAGCAAGTGCACCAACTGCAACTGGATGATGGCGGGCTGCCGGTTCGACGCGAAGCGTTCGATGCTGACGAACTACCTGCCCGCGGCCATCGCGCACGGCGCGGAGATCCGCCCGCTGCACGAGGTGCAGAAGCTGACGCGCAACGACGACGGCGGCTACCGCGTGCACTACAACGTCATCGACGACGAGGACTACCGCCTGCACCACGAGAGCGGCGCGATCGACGCGAAGATCGTCATCCTCGCCGCGGGCGCCGGTGCCACGCCGGTCATCCTGCAGCGTTCGGAGGCCGCGCTCGGCAAGATGCCGCACGGTGTCGGCCGGTACTTCTCCGGCAACGGCGAACGGCTCAACACCGCGGTGCTCAACGAAGACCGCGTGCGTGACGTGCTCGGCCTGTCCCGTGAGGACGGGAAAGCCTATGCCGCCAACCAGATCGGCAAGGGCCCGACGGTCGCCAACTGGGACAAGCTCGACGGCTCGCTGCCGGAGTACGAGCGGTTCTCCTTGGAGCAGCTGTACTTCCCGCCCGGTCTCGGCACGATCCTGGCGCAGGTGCCCGGAATGGAGTCACCGGCGTGGTTCGGGCCGGAGAAGAAGGAAATGATCAAGAAGTGGGCCTCGTGGCTCACGATCTTCCAGATGACCGAGGACGACAACGAGGGCGTCTTCGGCACCCCGCCGCCGACCGGGAACGCGTACCGCATCTCCCAGCAGATGCTCGGCCGCGGCCCGCTGCGCTACGACCCGACGGAGAACACCCGCCGTGGCTGGGCGCTGGCCGACGCGGAGTGCAAGGAGATCCTCGAAAAGGACGGGCTGGCCACGGTCGCGCCGTGGACCAACGACGTGGTCGGCGCCTACACCGTGCACCCGCTGGCGTCCTGCCGCATCGGCGACGACGCGGCGACCTCGGCGCTGCACCCCAACCACGAGCTGCGCGACCACCCCGGCATCTTCGTCACCGACAGCTCGTCGGTGCCGGGCGCGCTGACGGTGAACCCGGCGATGACCATCGCGGCGCTCGCCGAGCGGTCCGTGCCCGGCATCGTCCGCGCCGCACAGGCGCGTGGCGTCGACGTCAAGTACGGGGCGCCCTCGCCGCTGGGTGAGACGTCCGGTCGCGACGGCGTCATCAACCTGCCCGTCACGGTCGCCGGGAGCTGA
- a CDS encoding TIGR03084 family metal-binding protein yields MTDVIAALTADAAEFDGLFAELDAAEWAKPTPAPGWTIAHQVGHLAFVFQLAGLAASDPAGFAAVTAGAAKDFDAAVNGALQAYVNDPPEALLTRWRAIRDNGIKALAEVPADQLVPWLVNPLPPFVLACAGMMELFAHGQDIADALGVERPRTDRVQFLVGFAVRVWDFGYQARGLTPPDVEFRFELTGPSGAVWTFGPEDSDQKITGDAVDFCLLVTRRRHRDDLALTAVGEHADHWLDIAQAYRGPAGEGRKPGQFK; encoded by the coding sequence GTGACAGACGTGATCGCCGCGCTGACCGCCGACGCCGCCGAGTTCGACGGGCTGTTCGCCGAGCTCGACGCCGCCGAGTGGGCCAAGCCGACCCCGGCGCCGGGCTGGACGATCGCCCACCAGGTCGGCCACCTGGCCTTCGTCTTCCAGCTCGCGGGCCTCGCCGCGTCCGACCCCGCCGGTTTCGCCGCGGTGACCGCGGGCGCCGCGAAGGACTTCGACGCCGCGGTGAACGGCGCGCTGCAGGCGTACGTCAACGACCCGCCGGAGGCGCTGCTCACCCGCTGGCGCGCCATCCGGGACAACGGGATCAAGGCGCTCGCCGAGGTGCCGGCGGACCAGCTGGTCCCGTGGCTGGTCAACCCGCTGCCCCCGTTCGTGCTCGCCTGCGCGGGCATGATGGAGCTCTTCGCGCACGGCCAGGACATCGCCGACGCGCTCGGCGTCGAGCGGCCGCGCACCGACCGCGTCCAGTTCCTCGTCGGCTTCGCCGTCCGGGTCTGGGACTTCGGTTACCAGGCAAGGGGTTTGACCCCGCCGGACGTCGAGTTCCGGTTCGAGCTGACCGGCCCGTCCGGCGCGGTGTGGACGTTCGGCCCGGAGGACTCGGACCAGAAGATCACCGGCGACGCGGTGGACTTCTGCCTGCTGGTCACCCGCCGCCGTCACCGCGACGACCTGGCGCTGACGGCCGTCGGCGAGCACGCGGACCACTGGCTGGACATCGCCCAGGCCTACCGCGGCCCGGCAGGCGAAGGCCGCAAGCCAGGCCAGTTCAAGTAG
- a CDS encoding DUF5987 family protein, producing the protein MTLEAFADTVLPGEKRSPDDRAIAGVGTGPGAVEAGALTLLQEPATGITGGLEYLVLSLDNHAKTFAAESELELDTDVPAFVALPYEFRRKLVTKLTAPGHPEKDGWVALALFCNMSFDSAPHLKTADALGQGHPGLTAMGWTLDDTKNGFWQFPKYGYGRKLAELHPDTTPSGSPA; encoded by the coding sequence ATGACGCTGGAGGCGTTCGCGGACACGGTGCTGCCCGGTGAGAAGCGCTCGCCGGACGACCGCGCGATCGCGGGCGTCGGCACCGGCCCCGGCGCGGTGGAGGCAGGCGCGCTCACCCTCTTGCAGGAGCCCGCCACCGGCATCACCGGCGGGCTCGAGTACCTGGTGCTGTCGCTGGACAACCACGCCAAGACGTTCGCCGCGGAGTCGGAGCTCGAGCTGGACACCGACGTGCCCGCGTTCGTCGCGCTGCCGTACGAGTTCCGGCGGAAGCTGGTCACCAAGCTGACCGCGCCCGGTCACCCGGAGAAGGACGGCTGGGTCGCGCTGGCGTTGTTCTGCAACATGTCCTTCGACAGCGCGCCGCACCTCAAGACCGCGGACGCGCTCGGGCAGGGCCACCCCGGCCTCACGGCGATGGGCTGGACGCTCGACGACACCAAGAACGGGTTCTGGCAGTTCCCGAAGTACGGCTACGGCCGCAAGCTCGCGGAACTCCACCCCGACACGACACCCTCCGGGAGCCCCGCTTGA
- a CDS encoding enediyne biosynthesis protein: protein MATQTPVKGHDPKVTIALRRFAISISIFNIIGYLFLGFEQPWAWPLIALATGYTTEIVLEIIGARSEERSPRFLGGGVKGFLEFLLPAHITSLALNMLTYVNDRVWVMMFGVVVAVGAKWIFRAPLRGRMRHYMNPSNFGITIILLVFPWASIAPPYHFSEHIPTWGGWLIVAIIFISGTVLNAMLTQRMWLIFGWLSFFVVQAVVRGLIFDTAIPGALAMGTGIAFVLYTNYMVTDPGTTPSKPASQFLFGASIAVAYGFFIAVHVAYGLFLATATVCLIRGLFLWGLHFHTKSRLAWEAEQKRTQITTAPVSAIAARKAEAGEEPAAA, encoded by the coding sequence ATGGCAACGCAGACACCCGTGAAGGGGCATGATCCGAAGGTCACCATCGCACTGCGCCGGTTCGCCATCTCGATCAGCATCTTCAACATCATCGGTTACCTGTTCCTCGGTTTCGAGCAGCCGTGGGCCTGGCCGCTCATCGCGCTGGCCACCGGCTACACCACCGAGATCGTGCTGGAGATCATCGGCGCCCGCTCCGAGGAGCGCAGCCCGCGCTTCCTCGGCGGCGGGGTCAAGGGCTTCCTCGAGTTCCTGCTGCCCGCGCACATCACCAGCCTCGCGCTCAACATGCTGACCTACGTCAACGACCGGGTCTGGGTGATGATGTTCGGGGTCGTGGTGGCGGTCGGCGCGAAGTGGATCTTCCGCGCTCCGCTGCGGGGCCGGATGCGGCACTACATGAACCCGTCCAACTTCGGCATCACCATCATCCTGCTGGTGTTCCCGTGGGCGTCCATCGCGCCGCCGTATCACTTCTCCGAGCACATCCCGACCTGGGGCGGCTGGCTGATCGTGGCCATCATCTTCATCTCGGGCACCGTGCTGAACGCGATGCTGACCCAGCGCATGTGGCTCATCTTCGGCTGGCTGAGCTTCTTCGTGGTGCAGGCCGTGGTCCGCGGGCTGATCTTCGACACCGCCATCCCCGGCGCGCTGGCGATGGGCACCGGTATCGCGTTCGTGCTCTACACGAACTACATGGTCACCGACCCCGGCACGACCCCGTCGAAGCCGGCGTCGCAGTTCCTCTTCGGCGCGAGCATCGCGGTCGCGTACGGCTTCTTCATCGCCGTGCACGTGGCGTACGGGCTGTTCCTCGCCACCGCGACGGTCTGCCTGATCCGCGGCCTGTTCCTGTGGGGCCTGCACTTCCACACGAAGTCCAGGCTGGCGTGGGAGGCCGAGCAGAAGCGCACGCAGATCACGACCGCGCCGGTTTCGGCCATCGCGGCCAGGAAGGCCGAGGCCGGCGAAGAACCGGCAGCGGCATGA
- a CDS encoding nucleotide disphospho-sugar-binding domain-containing protein, with amino-acid sequence MRVLFTTAPLSGHFFPLVPLAWACRAAGHEVLVATTANYVPSVVRAGLPAAATAPPADFVELAAETTPELGVPGADVDEVERRLRYSHGLVFGEMAASGLPGMSELVGQWYPDIIVSDRAEFAGPVAGARLDIPIVEMHWGVAELPEYRDGAASVLGECLPDPTWVLDPWPRLLRLPHALPHGGIRHVPYNGDAPVPGWMLAPRVKPRICLTMGSVVPHIDVRGLAPLISETLENLADLGFDPVLVADDKAVEAWRPLPTVAAHVGRMPLSEVLRASDAVIHHGGQGTSLTALAAGLPQLVMPQFADQFENAAAVVRSGAGIRLRPDEISPETLAKGCLRLLENVSFGEDAAGAAAAVAAQPSPAQIAVSLEEIKDS; translated from the coding sequence ATGCGTGTCCTCTTCACCACGGCGCCGCTGTCGGGCCACTTCTTCCCGCTGGTCCCGCTCGCGTGGGCGTGCCGGGCGGCGGGCCACGAGGTGCTGGTCGCCACGACCGCCAACTACGTGCCGTCCGTGGTGCGCGCCGGCCTGCCCGCCGCGGCCACCGCGCCGCCCGCCGACTTCGTCGAACTCGCGGCCGAGACCACGCCGGAGCTGGGCGTGCCGGGCGCGGACGTGGACGAGGTCGAACGGCGGCTCCGCTACAGCCACGGCCTGGTGTTCGGTGAGATGGCCGCGAGCGGGCTTCCCGGCATGAGCGAGCTGGTCGGCCAGTGGTACCCGGACATCATCGTCAGCGACCGCGCCGAGTTCGCCGGCCCGGTCGCGGGCGCCAGGCTCGACATCCCGATCGTCGAGATGCACTGGGGCGTCGCGGAACTCCCCGAGTACCGCGACGGCGCCGCGTCCGTGCTCGGCGAGTGCCTCCCCGACCCGACTTGGGTGCTCGACCCGTGGCCACGCCTGCTGCGCCTCCCGCACGCGTTGCCGCACGGCGGCATCCGCCACGTGCCCTACAACGGCGACGCACCCGTCCCCGGCTGGATGCTGGCGCCGCGCGTGAAACCGCGCATCTGCCTCACCATGGGCAGCGTGGTGCCCCACATCGACGTCCGCGGCCTCGCGCCGCTGATCTCCGAAACCCTGGAGAACCTGGCGGACCTGGGTTTCGACCCCGTACTCGTCGCCGACGACAAGGCGGTCGAGGCCTGGCGGCCACTGCCCACGGTGGCCGCACACGTCGGCCGGATGCCGCTTTCGGAAGTCCTGCGCGCCAGCGACGCGGTGATTCACCATGGGGGACAAGGAACCTCGCTGACGGCACTGGCCGCGGGGCTCCCGCAGCTGGTGATGCCCCAGTTCGCCGACCAGTTCGAGAACGCGGCGGCCGTGGTGCGCTCCGGCGCGGGCATCCGGCTGCGCCCCGACGAGATCTCCCCGGAGACTTTGGCCAAGGGCTGCCTGCGCCTGCTGGAAAACGTCAGCTTCGGCGAAGACGCGGCGGGCGCTGCCGCCGCGGTCGCGGCCCAGCCCTCCCCGGCCCAGATCGCCGTGTCCCTCGAGGAGATCAAGGACTCGTGA
- a CDS encoding carboxymuconolactone decarboxylase family protein, translated as MAATPIRLALRGALRDVKYVGAVPPRRAAGLVGEVYRQVERDFGMLAPPIALHSPAPSVLAASWTILRESLVASGAASRADKEIVASAVSRANTCPYCVEVHGMALGSLGKADAAAAISGDQEIEDPSARALAGWARGDGGTVAPELKPELIGVAVTFHYLNRMVNVFLGPSPLPAAVPASARRVARAVLGQFLKPSDASPGASLVLLPDAPPPGDLAWAKGNDTITAAFTRAIAAVDAAARVSVPARVREVVQRELAFWPGTSAALSASWVEPAIAGLPLSERAAARLALLTAIASYQVDESVVDTFRRYQPSDAALVELVAWASLSAARSLGKRLLFDVNTSERTEK; from the coding sequence ATGGCGGCCACCCCGATCCGGCTCGCGCTGCGCGGCGCGCTGCGCGACGTCAAGTACGTCGGCGCCGTGCCGCCGCGCCGCGCGGCCGGTCTGGTCGGCGAGGTCTACCGGCAGGTCGAGCGTGACTTCGGCATGCTCGCCCCGCCGATCGCGCTGCACTCGCCCGCGCCGTCGGTGCTGGCCGCGAGCTGGACGATCCTGCGTGAGTCGCTGGTGGCGTCCGGCGCGGCCTCGCGGGCGGACAAGGAGATCGTCGCCTCGGCGGTGTCGCGGGCGAACACCTGCCCGTACTGCGTCGAGGTGCACGGCATGGCACTCGGCTCGCTCGGCAAGGCGGACGCGGCCGCGGCGATCTCCGGCGACCAGGAGATCGAGGACCCGTCGGCGCGGGCGCTGGCCGGCTGGGCACGCGGTGACGGCGGCACGGTCGCGCCCGAGCTGAAACCGGAACTGATCGGCGTGGCGGTCACGTTCCACTACCTGAACCGGATGGTCAACGTCTTCCTCGGTCCGTCGCCGCTTCCAGCAGCGGTGCCGGCGTCGGCGCGCCGGGTGGCCCGAGCCGTGCTCGGTCAGTTTCTGAAGCCCAGTGACGCCTCTCCCGGTGCTTCACTGGTGCTGCTGCCCGACGCGCCCCCGCCGGGGGATCTGGCGTGGGCCAAGGGAAACGACACCATCACCGCCGCGTTCACCCGTGCGATCGCCGCCGTGGACGCGGCCGCGCGGGTGTCGGTGCCCGCGCGGGTACGCGAGGTCGTCCAGCGCGAACTCGCGTTCTGGCCGGGCACCTCGGCCGCGCTGAGCGCGTCCTGGGTCGAACCCGCGATCGCGGGACTGCCGCTGAGCGAGCGGGCGGCCGCCCGCCTCGCGCTGCTCACCGCGATCGCCTCCTACCAGGTCGACGAGTCGGTCGTCGACACGTTCCGGCGGTACCAGCCCTCGGACGCCGCGCTGGTGGAACTGGTCGCCTGGGCAAGTCTTTCCGCCGCCCGTTCGCTCGGGAAACGGCTGCTGTTCGACGTGAATACGAGTGAGAGGACGGAAAAGTGA
- a CDS encoding RNA-guided endonuclease InsQ/TnpB family protein, whose protein sequence is MSRFRLQPTPDQEAGLLLHCSHARFVWNLAVEQHAHWQTGRPPAPCYVVQARQLTEARAECEWLRSGSVTVQQQALRDFAEAMASYFRKHNRRPTWRKAGRNDGFRQVAVRPGHVERLNRRFGRVWVPKVGWVRFRWSRAVSPEARSYRVTRNHAGQWHVAFAVPPKPIPAPDNGKTVGIDRGVVVSAALSNGDMLQCPGLTSRERSRLVRLQRRLARAERHSSRRRRVRTAIARLQGRETRRRNDWLEKVSTDIARRFDLIRVEDLDIRAMTRTARGTADRPGHQVRQKAGLNRSILAQGWGQLVTRLEQKAPGRVEKVRAAFTSQQCSTCGNVSPESRESQAVYRCVACGFTCHADVNAAMNIAAGQAVTAREGGALALPVNREPQLATFAG, encoded by the coding sequence GTGTCTCGCTTTCGCCTGCAACCCACACCCGACCAGGAGGCCGGTCTCCTTTTGCATTGCTCGCACGCCAGGTTTGTGTGGAACCTCGCCGTTGAACAGCATGCCCACTGGCAAACAGGACGACCACCTGCTCCGTGCTATGTGGTGCAAGCTCGGCAATTGACCGAGGCACGTGCTGAATGCGAATGGCTGCGGTCGGGCAGCGTAACGGTGCAACAACAGGCGTTGAGAGATTTCGCGGAGGCCATGGCCAGCTACTTCAGAAAACATAACCGCAGGCCGACCTGGCGGAAGGCAGGCCGAAACGATGGATTCCGCCAAGTTGCCGTCCGACCCGGTCATGTCGAGAGACTCAACCGCCGATTTGGCCGGGTTTGGGTTCCGAAGGTTGGCTGGGTGAGATTTCGCTGGTCGCGCGCAGTCTCTCCAGAAGCTAGATCTTACCGGGTTACTCGCAATCACGCGGGGCAGTGGCACGTGGCATTCGCAGTCCCACCCAAGCCGATTCCAGCTCCTGACAACGGCAAAACAGTCGGAATTGACCGTGGAGTCGTGGTCTCCGCCGCGCTTTCGAACGGAGACATGCTGCAATGCCCTGGCTTGACTTCTCGAGAACGAAGCCGACTTGTCAGGTTGCAACGACGTCTCGCACGAGCGGAACGTCATTCGAGCAGACGCAGGCGAGTCCGAACGGCCATAGCCCGCCTGCAGGGCCGCGAGACCAGACGACGCAACGACTGGCTGGAAAAAGTCTCCACGGATATCGCACGACGCTTCGACCTTATCCGAGTCGAGGACCTCGATATCCGAGCCATGACACGCACAGCCAGGGGAACTGCCGACAGGCCTGGCCATCAGGTCCGGCAGAAGGCCGGACTGAACAGATCGATCCTCGCCCAGGGGTGGGGACAACTTGTGACTCGTTTGGAGCAAAAGGCTCCCGGACGCGTCGAGAAAGTTAGAGCCGCGTTCACGTCTCAGCAGTGTTCGACCTGTGGAAATGTCAGCCCGGAATCCCGTGAGAGCCAAGCGGTGTACCGGTGCGTAGCCTGCGGGTTCACCTGTCACGCCGACGTGAACGCGGCCATGAATATCGCCGCCGGGCAGGCGGTGACTGCGCGGGAAGGCGGGGCGTTGGCCCTGCCCGTGAACCGTGAACCTCAACTCGCTACCTTCGCTGGCTAG